The following proteins come from a genomic window of Aquimarina sp. MAR_2010_214:
- a CDS encoding DNA-3-methyladenine glycosylase I, protein MQKHRCGWCIGDPLYEAYHDTEWGVPLHDEQLLFEFLILETFQAGLSWITILRKRENFKIAFDNFDYKIVAKYNEAKKEELLQNAGIIRNKLKVNSAITNAQNFMKIQEEFGSFNEYIWGFVNGKQVQNNWPHHKDCPATTEISDTISKDLKKRGFKFVGSTVMYAFMQAIGMVNDHEVGCFRYKEV, encoded by the coding sequence ATGCAAAAACACAGATGTGGCTGGTGTATTGGCGATCCATTATACGAAGCTTATCATGATACTGAATGGGGAGTACCACTACACGACGAGCAGCTTTTATTCGAATTTTTAATCCTTGAAACCTTTCAGGCTGGATTAAGCTGGATTACTATCTTACGAAAGAGAGAAAATTTCAAGATAGCTTTTGATAATTTTGATTATAAAATTGTTGCCAAATACAACGAAGCAAAGAAAGAAGAATTACTACAAAACGCTGGGATCATTCGCAATAAACTGAAGGTAAATTCTGCAATAACCAATGCTCAGAATTTTATGAAAATCCAAGAGGAATTTGGTAGTTTCAATGAATATATCTGGGGTTTTGTAAACGGAAAACAAGTTCAAAACAATTGGCCTCATCATAAAGATTGCCCAGCTACTACAGAGATTTCTGATACAATAAGTAAAGATTTAAAAAAGCGAGGGTTTAAGTTTGTGGGTTCTACTGTAATGTATGCTTTTATGCAAGCTATCGGTATGGTAAACGATCATGAAGTAGGCTGTTTTAGATACAAAGAAGTTTAA
- a CDS encoding leucine-rich repeat domain-containing protein, with the protein MKKSFTIIVLLIGCIAAIGQENKIYTSLQEALTNKDQVYKLDLSHTKLTKLPESVAQLKQLQYLNLEGNEISELPESIRDLKKLRTLNIKKNKLVELPESFGDLQNIEVLFLSENQILTLPESIGNLKKLGWLFLKNNQIKILPESFGSLTNLKKLDLRQNQLIELSNTFGNLISLQELLIEGNRLSELPLTFGNLKNIEALNLSNNQIDELPESFGNLNNLEWLICKENRLDRIPETFGNLSKLKLLYLNANKISELPKSFQNLTNLKDLNLSGNRLSKTEKETSKQLLPNCEINFENSYYSLQKALENKKNVDILYLSDSELTELPETIGELKNLQKLYLISNQLKKLPKSFEKLRKLETLSLSYNSIASLPKSLNKLKNLKQLYLDSNKLSSLPESIKDLKKLKIIHLSGNNLSDLEKEKIKKLLPDCSISF; encoded by the coding sequence ATGAAAAAATCATTTACTATAATTGTATTATTAATAGGGTGTATAGCCGCGATTGGTCAGGAAAATAAAATTTACACCTCATTGCAAGAGGCATTGACCAATAAAGATCAGGTGTATAAATTAGATCTTAGCCATACCAAGCTCACAAAATTACCTGAGTCTGTAGCACAATTAAAACAATTACAATACCTCAACCTGGAAGGAAATGAAATAAGTGAATTACCAGAATCTATTAGGGATCTAAAAAAATTAAGAACACTTAATATAAAAAAGAATAAGCTCGTTGAGCTACCAGAATCTTTTGGTGATTTACAAAATATAGAAGTTTTGTTTTTATCTGAAAATCAAATACTTACTCTACCCGAGTCTATTGGGAATTTAAAAAAATTAGGCTGGTTATTCTTAAAAAATAATCAAATCAAGATCTTACCCGAATCTTTTGGTAGTCTTACAAACCTAAAAAAATTGGATCTAAGACAGAATCAACTTATCGAGCTATCTAATACTTTTGGCAACCTGATTAGCTTACAAGAACTTCTTATAGAAGGAAATCGACTTTCTGAATTACCTCTAACATTTGGGAACTTAAAAAACATAGAAGCACTTAATCTATCAAACAACCAAATTGATGAATTGCCAGAATCTTTTGGAAATCTAAATAATCTGGAGTGGTTGATTTGTAAAGAAAATAGGTTAGATCGTATTCCTGAAACATTTGGAAACCTTTCAAAATTAAAACTTCTATATTTAAATGCCAATAAAATCAGTGAGTTACCAAAATCCTTTCAAAATCTCACAAATCTAAAAGATCTTAACCTATCTGGTAATAGACTTTCTAAAACTGAAAAAGAAACAAGTAAACAACTATTGCCAAATTGTGAAATTAATTTTGAAAATAGTTACTACTCTTTACAGAAAGCCTTAGAAAATAAAAAAAATGTTGACATCCTGTATCTTTCTGATAGTGAACTAACAGAACTGCCTGAAACAATAGGAGAACTTAAAAATTTGCAAAAACTATATCTAATAAGCAATCAACTTAAGAAATTACCCAAATCCTTTGAGAAACTAAGAAAACTGGAAACCCTTTCTTTATCCTATAATAGTATTGCAAGTTTACCTAAATCTCTAAATAAGCTTAAAAATTTAAAACAACTCTATTTAGATAGCAATAAACTCTCTTCTTTACCAGAGTCTATAAAAGATTTAAAAAAATTAAAAATCATTCACCTATCTGGCAATAATTTATCTGATTTAGAAAAGGAAAAAATAAAAAAACTACTTCCTGATTGTTCTATTTCTTTTTAA